Proteins found in one Plasmodium gaboni strain SY75 chromosome 13, whole genome shotgun sequence genomic segment:
- a CDS encoding hypothetical protein (conserved Plasmodium protein, unknown function) gives MLHLQRSTISDIENIEYILKKKDYSGIKTNQDIKKIFKDLGSAFRIFGESLKKIHNDGNTIICNIKKKKESDKEKLDENVYLVDCFTNVISVIKHMSEENISASDEIEKNIVDEFEKEEKERIEDINDIYKEESNLEANVENEDSDNFNNDNNNNDNINNDNNNNDNFNNDNFNNDNIYNDICIENIPIIHLDNYLKKCLEKSEFTNEYVNHPKYVNYFSEFSKLDVKLEKEINSFKEIIDKFAKNASKHLINKSHERIEAIYIKKKEILSFLYENIDELKDNKNNIICNKDMSSNKHQNEEKKKKKHVNFENKNKSIKSYDKGSYKKRNNKIQDQSLYLEKFEIREKYRIEKIYSSFRTFIKLLALKHIRINKVIYETSKEISSYDSLIDYQQWLSIILKKNIDIGNLQECIQNNNILSKEEEFMLMPSETNNSSNTYIMNLLEKVQNSAPHFLKGELIFNENKKEKLKIEEDNDNKKKKENDMSFEKNENTIKIDQDDMINTQLNDNKNNNTLILNREEKYNFEKNENKSEGINSHRDSQFPDIFYIPIIIKQNDIDEIKSVCHNVNDQEYYNDKINSCLSNNYVNKGIGGDEDIYIDKILYNNINYCSNLNMNIYFKKDMDRYNGNNIVTFYKNRQKCYEKFLLQFNDLNMLSYIYKNKNIKIDNNDNYIHNNIIDDSSILFDNKNFQSFFYEESHNFYPYKIPSCISNNFSIFQKINSHNNNESYNMDECDIDENDYKLMSYESLLLVYYFLSTQLNCYFLYDIGSQNKINKYMYKEICDKYSDALNALFRNDECYLNKEDINYVDDNKKDVFLLPTDAYEKEKNEKYEKNDKYEKNEKYEKNEKYEKNDKYEKNDKYEKNDKYEKYQKYNKCNNNNNTENVKKKDKKINDYFEYIDYIYNVKLQNLLLIKRLISIFRNKLYLNSRNNDLITMLTIPNHYMNYGYKYSFHVLDIRFRVMRLLESLQYNDLFDCNNEDELYKEGDKNIKKNNHNNNNNNNKYNNNKYNNNNKYNSNSNNPLCIYLSWVRRQVHLLYMSLYFKFKRFMIFIPYFYNIYKTYNNNIMSDEEENDIFKGNENYFTYTNKCKEENNSFVRYIKNVEKKIKKIHYFILSQKSNVNYNMQHIINEDIINDDNNVHYIDFSCLNSDEKIIFFSYLLLKNLIKSFRIVLLLKSLIKENIWNKGKVDEKLKLTNLIKYFTKIECYDNEIKNVIYNSFSNTHMSNMDNNIKNTSIEEEEKYKFETMKSEDSSIIYNANNNMCGMNNMCVTNNIYNTSKMDYNKYICNNNINVCYNNMHNSFEHNKLYVDNFKKNVKNEEKNVYDKEQNREENIHICKSIDNDELFKNIFLNECIIKKKKNIQKRVFYKLNVETVLSSSWFLDRILIHLFLYFYTSCMIDKNSKEKIFFDAPYIMQGIIMVIHYLLAGNDLTLRNKKKTNINKEYIIESGTVYNKFKEAASTNTTHMTNSNNNNNNNINSCSNIYGDPYKQYDVQGIYNTYNDALESTLIPMNTFILYFVIHLFYSFFDKNTLTLYNNNEYKTYELFLKKQSHENKKENTLDDLLNQSSTNNMTNEIITVQMASRFFFLIKHFEQFLSSKSIDENNTFVHNTKKRTSVKNMKLKKHELYSDKGDNDYSCADKHVKNKKYKKYVHEHNNNNNNNQNYIYDKEEKKKKKKKKNLFCSNVPEGINNSFNDLFIMDEKFVKDIETKKLKEEEYKNDIIYLRRYYNIRKFFNYDHFENLISCYVPNILSYYLNEHIYSKDYILFDRITLNNERYMNGDNKKRVIIKKVYCVIXXXMMKKKTRNCYYFLCGSLKKENDKRKTNEYMDIKNYSNNNKENDYHSSNSSSNSTSNWSSSISSSTNSSDTISSNKKKLKYNNNNDYDYNHFNDDVYNNINSKNNLTSNCNNLIIKYKNNNELSYISLIEISRIEKVMIDIFLMRILSCDFRNYFFLIFCNYRKFIDMYSLPYMLDVFIMLNKFFTINNNNIIDKCNNNIFNIYNEYTSGGEDANQKKKKKRESNQGVDMINSLERIHIHKNKSDQEKNRKISSFELFCNIQIDEQQNNKINIKGGDEKREDYIQLEHINSIEKIEEKDIYKIEHNNTNNIEIDKYNKYICGEKFNKHKYIYIDCMNDAMKYVENENNKVNNDQHMNNRKNQKFDKNKDLHNTDILYMNTFDVHANSNSSGYEKLSTYFKYFIFSSAKNIFYNILCGIKDDISLNDTYVDEDNILIHEQNGNNIVDRINTTDDCKEIINSQKCSDDHKHGDDHKHGDDMMNGQNDSTNKDNVEKNLCDEKKKKKKKFCNVIISNAMLNEYVNIINKYINEIIMEILFFTNIWKHYLSLEEHPRIVLFAANKTLYYEVLKFIKNNKKKTDEESFKQSLSIIVSLYNFNLLNKEIVLQTYTYETRHIIKNDVLKKNSSILLNDEHNKYYYMGSKSVHEYKLRNGSKVFNEKIKTKILNYYENRNSVRFNINENINNTVEKEIDNKEKNKIDKIDLSLNDNKNNSICNIKDNSNEDDMFINLSLIISNSNDPYMVKLMFKLEKIFIKFIDKKLQENKNLLSECLKNEKLIPLNAPDIMYNSTTVDIFTIISHILEALFEYKCPVEWIITPFLEFLNNFINDYCENYKKRYTSFIISVLNQYADKYFNDLLNLNEQQKIQWNKYSTDNKKKKFKKKENHDTNVKENLTIFKKNDHDLIQNNQDIEEDEEEEIFDDNIHEEYKDAHEITKRIRHKNKKKTNVFYKLFDYEEIDSIIKNKIDEILTDKNDESISKTSNNNLPQNMNHNNIYHYKKNTKKKNHKLPENTNDPLTTNDDYDNHSENKNKTDGSYMSDDLINIIDEINFLFNDSDLSNSLVITWNLYFFSEQLPLIKKKFEKYILQYVCTRTKNVETISQIFDEQLYFNITQDKLQTNFYTKTIFDVLDMSINNIKNTLNNTLYFIFKVLSIRIICYEFQKEIFYNLYEPFHINNIQSIVSIFPNTIEKFFKQLPKIYFKSILTVFIELFIKMWMLVIIEKGFSNYHFSDQHIHIMKKDNQFLKLYLENNQIESTHNFLSKKYHINEYIDTFLDSLYGNRDMFEEILNEHKHKKHKNIVSSAYSKGMAIISGVNQHIQEKTKWME, from the exons atgttGCATTTACAAAGGTCAACGATATCTGATATTGAGaatatagaatatattttgaagAAGAAAGATTATAGTGGTATAAAAACAAATCAAGACATAAAGAAGATATTTAAAGATTTAGGTAGTGCGTTCCGAATTTTTGGTGAGTCTTTAAAAAAGATACATAATGATGGAAATACAATTATATgcaatataaaaaagaagaaagaAAGTGATAAAGAAAAGTTAGATGAGAATGTATATCTTGTAGATTGTTTCACAAATGTTATTTCAGTTATAAAACATATGTctgaagaaaatatatcaGCTAGTGATGAgatagaaaaaaatatagttGATGAATttgaaaaagaagaaaaagaaaggATAGAAgatattaatgatatatataaagagGAAAGTAATTTAGAAGCTAATGtagaaaatgaagatagtgataattttaataatgataataataataatgataatattaataatgataataataataatgataattttaataatgataattttaataatgataatatttataatgatatatgtatagaaaatatacccataatacatttagataattatttaaaaaaatgtttagAAAAAAGTGAATTTACAAATGAATATGTAAATCATCCAAAATATGTAAACTACTTTTCAGAATTTTCTAAATTAGATGTTAAGttagaaaaagaaataaattcttttaaaGAAATCATAGATAAATTTGCAAAGAATGCAAGTAAACAtcttataaataaatcaCATGAAAGGATAGAAgccatatatataaaaaaaaaagaaatattatctttcttatatgaaaatattgaTGAATTGAAAgataacaaaaataatatcatttgTAATAAGGATATGTCTTCCAACAAACATcaaaatgaagaaaaaaaaaaaaaaaaacatgttaattttgaaaataaaaataaaagtataaaaTCATATGATAAAGgttcatataaaaaaagaaataataaaatacaaGATCAAAGTCTTTATTTAGAAAAATTCGAAATAAgagaaaaatatagaatagaaaaaatatattctaGCTTTAGaacatttattaaattattagCATTAAAACATATACGTATAAATAAAGTTATATATGAAACATCAAAAGAAATAAGCTCTTATGATTCTTTAATAGATTATCAACAATGGCTAagtattattttaaaaaaaaatattgatataGGTAATTTACAAGAGTgtattcaaaataataatatattatctaaGGAGGAAGAATTTATGTTAATGCCATCAGAAACAAATAATAGTTctaatacatatataatgaatttATTAGAAAAAGTGCAAAATAGCGCTCCACATTTTCTAAAGGGGGAATTGATTTTTAATGAGaataaaaaagagaaattaaaaatagaagaagataatgataataaaaaaaaaaaagaaaatgatatgtcttttgaaaaaaatgaaaatacTATTAAAATTGATCAAGATGATATGATAAATACTCAATTGAACgataacaaaaataataatacattaattttaaatagagaagaaaaatataattttgaaaaaaatgaaaataaaagtgAAGGAATAAATTCTCATAGGGATAGTCAATTCCCcgatatattttatatccctataataataaaacaaaatgatattGATGAAATAAAATCTGTATGTCACAATGTGAATGACcaagaatattataatgataagATTAATAGTTGTTtatcaaataattatgtaaataaagGTATAGGTGGAGATGaagatatttatatagataaaatattatataataatataaattattgtagtaatttaaatatgaatatatattttaagaaAGATATGGATAGATATAATggaaataatattgttaCATTTTATAAGAATAGACAAAAGTGTTATGAGAAATTTCTTTTACAGTTTAATGATTTAAATATGttatcttatatatataaaaataaaaatatcaaaatagataataatgataattatattcataataatattattgatGATAGTtcaattttatttgataataaaaatttccaaagttttttttatgaagAAAGTCATAATTTTTATCCATATAAAATTCCTAGCTGTATTagtaataatttttcaatatttcaaaaaattaattcgcataataataatgaatcTTATAATATGGATGAATGTGATATAGATgaaaatgattataaatTGATGTCTTATGAATCTCTTCTTTtagtatattattttttgtcAACCCAATTAAATTGTTATTTCTTATATGATATAGGTAGCCAAAATAAgattaataaatatatgtataaagaaatatgtGACAAATATTCAGATGCTCTAAATGCTTTATTTAGGAATGACGAATGTTATTTGAATAAAGAGGATATAAATTATGTAGATGATAATAAGAAGgatgtatttttattaccTACAGATGCTTATGAgaaggaaaaaaatgaaaaatatgaaaaaaatgataaatatgaaaaaaatgaaaaatatgaaaaaaatgaaaaatatgaaaaaaatgataaatatgaaaaaaatgataaatatgaaaaaaatgataaatatgaaaagtatcaaaaatataataagtgcaataataataataatacagaaaatgtaaaaaaaaaagataaaaaaattaacgactattttgaatatatagattatatttacaatGTAAAACTTCAAAATCTATTACTTATAAAAAGATTAATAAGTATATTtagaaataaattatatttaaattcAAGGAACAATGATTTGATAACTATGTTAACTATTCCTAATcattatatgaattatggatataaatattcttttcatGTTCTTGATATTAGATTTAGGGTTATGCGTTTATTGGAGAGTTTGCAATATAATGATTTATTTGATTGTAATAATGAGGATGAATTATATAAGGAAGgagataaaaatattaaaaaaaataaccacaacaataataataataataataaatataataataataaatataataataataataaatataatagcaatagtaataatccattatgtatatatttatcttgGGTAAGACGACAAGTGCATTTATTGTATATGTCGTTATATTTCAAGTTTAAACGTTTTATGATATTCATaccatatttttataatatatataaaacatataataataatataatgagtgatgaagaagaaaatgatatatttaaagggaatgaaaattattttacatatacaaataaatgtaaggaagaaaataattcttttgtaagatatataaaaaatgttgaGAAAAAGATCAAAAAGattcattattttatattatctcAAAAGAGTAATgttaattataatatgcagcatattataaatgaagatataataaatgatgataataatgtgCATTATATAGATTTTAGTTGCCTAAATAgtgatgaaaaaattattttcttttcttatttattactaaaaaatttaataaaatcaTTTCGAATTGTGTTACTATTAAAATCATtgataaaagaaaatatatggAATAAAGGTAAAGTAgatgaaaaattaaagtTGACAAATctgataaaatattttacaaaGATTGAATGTTAtgataatgaaataaaaaatgttatatataattcgTTTAGTAATACACATATGTCTAATAtggataataatataaagaatacCTCCAttgaagaagaagaaaaatataaatttgaAACAATGAAGAGCGAAGACAGttctataatatataatgcaaataataatatgtgtggtatgaataatatgtgtgttactaataatatatataatacatcTAAAATGGattataacaaatatatatgtaataataatattaatgtttgttataataatatgcATAATTCTTTTGAGCATAATAAATTGTATGTCGAtaatttcaaaaaaaatgtaaaaaatgaagagaaaaatgtttatgataaagaacaaaataGAGAGGaaaacatacatatatgtaaaagtatagataatgatgaactttttaaaaatatattcttgaatgaatgtattataaaaaaaaagaagaatataCAAAAGAGAGTTTTTTACAAATTAAATGTAGAAACAGTTTTGAGTTCTTCTTGGTTTCTTGATAGaatattaatacatttatttttatatttttataccTCATGTATGATAGATAAAAAttcaaaagaaaaaatattttttgatgCACCATATATTATGCAAGGTATTATTATGGTTATTCATTATTTGTTGGCAGGAAATGATTTAACCCTAAggaacaaaaaaaaaacaaatataaataaagagTATATTATAGAAAGTGGAActgtatataataaatttaaagaaGCAGCATCTACAAATACGACACATATGAcaaatagtaataataataataataataatattaatagttGTAGTAATATTTATGGTGACCCATATAAACAATATGATGTCCAAGGTATCTATAATACTTATAATGACGCACTAGAATCCACCTTAATACCCATGAATACATTTATTCTTTACTTTGTCATACACCTGttttattccttttttGATAAAAACACACTcacattatataataacaatgaATATAAAACTTATGAGTTATTCTTAAAGAAACAAAGTCATGagaacaaaaaagaaaatacaTTAGACGATTTATTAAACCAATCATCTACAAATAATATGACAAATGAAATTATCACTGTGCAAATGGCTAGCAGATTTTTCTTTCttataaaacattttgAACAGTTTTTATCATCTAAATCAAtagatgaaaataatacatttgTACATAATACAAAGAAACGTACTAgtgtaaaaaatatgaaattGAAAAAGCATGAACTTTATTCAGACAAAGGAGATAATGATTATTCATGCGCAGATAAACATgtgaaaaataaaaaatataaaaaatatgtacatgaacataataataataataataataatcagaattatatttatgataaagaagaaaaaaaaaaaaaaaaaaaaaaaaaaaatttattcTGTTCAAACGTACCTGAAGGTATTAATAACTCATTTAATGATCTATTTATTATGGACGAAAAATTTGTTAAGGATATAGAAACTAAAAAActaaaagaagaagaatataagaatgatataatttatttaaggagatattataatataagaaaattttttaattatgaTCATTTTGAAAATTTAATAAGTTGTTATGTTCctaatattttatcatactatttaaatgaacatatatattcaaaagattatattctttttgATAGGATAACCTTAAATAATGAACGCTATATGAATggtgataataaaaaaagggtgataataaaaaaagtatattGTGTGATAANNNNNNAtatgatgaagaagaagaccagaaattgttattattttttgtgtGGTTCATTGAAGAAAGAGAAtgataaaagaaaaacaaatgaatatatggatattaaaaattatagtaataataataaagaaaatgattATCATAGTAGTAATAGTTCTTCTAATAGTACTAGTAATTGGAGCTCAAGTATTTCTAGTAGTACTAATAGTAGTGATACTATTAGtagtaataaaaaaaaattaaagtataacaataataatgattatgattataatcattttaatgatgatgtatataataatataaatagtaAAAACAATTTAACTTCAAATTGTAATAAtcttattataaaatataaaaataataatgaattatCTTACATATCACTCATAGAAATATCAAGAATAGAGAAAGTTATGattgatatttttttaatgagAATTTTAAGTTGTGATTTTCgtaattattttttcctcattttttgtaattatAGAAAATTTATTGATATGTATTCTTTACCATATATGTTAgatgtatttattatgcttaataaattttttactataaataataataatataatagacaaatgtaataataatatatttaatatatataatgaatacACTAGTGGGGGTGAGGACGCtaaccaaaaaaaaaaaaaaaaaagagagAGTAATCAAGGTGTAGATATGATTAATTCATTGGAAAGGATTCATATACATAAGAATAAGAGCGatcaagaaaaaaatagaaaaatatcGAGCTTCGAActtttttgtaatattcAAATTGACGAGCAgcaaaataataaaataaatataaaaggaggagatgaaaaaagagaggattatatacaattagaacatataaatagtatagaaaaaatagaaGAAAAGGATATCTATAAGATAGAACATAATAATACCAATAATATTGAAATTGACAagtataataaatatatttgtggtgagaaatttaataaacataaatatatttatatagatTGTATGAACGATGCAATGAAATATGTAGAGAATGAAAATAACAAAGTGAATAATGATCAACATATGAACAATAGGAAGAATCAAAAGTTTGATAAGAATAAAGATTTACATAATActgatatattatatatgaacacATTTGATGTACATGCAAATTCAAATTCGTCTGGATATGAAAAACTGTCTActtattttaaatattttatcttcTCAAGTGcgaaaaatattttttataatatattatgtgGAATAAAAGATGATATTTCTTTGAATGATACATATGTTGATgaagataatattttgataCATGAACAAAAtggtaataatattgtagATAGGATTAATACAACTGATGATTGTAAGGAAATTATTAATAGTCAAAAATGTAGTGATGATCACAAACATGGTGATGATCATAAACATGGTGATGATATGATGAATGGCCAAAACGATAGCACAAATAAGGATAATGTAGAAAAAAACCTTTgtgatgaaaaaaaaaaaaaaaaaaaaaaattttgcAATGTTATAATATCTAATGCTATGCTAAACgaatatgttaatataataaataaatatattaacgaaataataatggaaatattattttttacaaatatatgGAAACATTATTTATCCTTAGAAGAGCATCCTAGAATTGTTTTATTTGCTGCTAACAAAactttatattatgaagTATTAAagtttataaaaaataacaagAAGAAAACTGACGAAGAATCATTTAAACAATCGTTATCTATTATAgtatcattatataattttaatttattaaataaagaaatagTTTTACAAACATATACTTATGAAACAAgacatataataaaaaatgatgtattaaaaaaaaatagtagtatattattaaatgatgaacataataagtattattatatggGTAGTAAAAGTGTTcatgaatataaattaagAAATGGAAGTAAAGTCTTTAATGAGAAAATTAAAActaaaatattaaattattatgaaaatcGAAATTCTGTTCgatttaatataaatgaaaatattaataatactgttgaaaaagaaatagataataaagaaaaaaacaaaatagataaaatagatttatcattaaatgataataaaaataattcaatttgtaatataaaagataattctaatgaagatgatatgtttataaatttatCTCTTATTATTTCAAATTCTAATGATCCATATATGGTTAAATTAATGTTtaaattagaaaaaatattcataaaatttattGATAAGAAATTacaagaaaataaaaatttattatcagaatgtttaaaaaatgaaaaacTAATTCCACTTAATGCACCTGatattatgtataattCAACTACTGTCGATATATTTACAATTATCTCTCATATTTTAGAAGCCCtttttgaatataaatGTCCTGTTGAATGGATTATTACACCCTTCTTAGAATTtcttaataattttataaatgattattgtgaaaattataaaaaaagatatacTTCCTTTATCATTTCAGTACTTAATCAATATGCtgataaatattttaatgatctcttaaatttaaatgaacaacaaaaaatacaatggaataaatattcaacagataataaaaagaaaaaatttaaaaaaaaagaaaatcaTGATACAAACGTTAAGGAAAATCTTAccatttttaaaaaaaatgatcATGATCttatacaaaataatcAAGATATTGAAGAAGACgaagaagaagaaattTTTGACGATAATATTCatgaagaatataaagATGCTCATGAAATTACCAAAAGAATCAgacataaaaataaaaaaaaaacaaatgttttttataaattattcgattatgaagaaatagattctatcataaaaaacaaaatcGATGAAATATTAACAGATAAAAATGACGAATCCATATCAAAAAcatcaaataataatctaccacaaaatatgaatcataataatatatatcattataaaaaaaatacaaaaaaaaaaaatcataaaCTACCAGAAAATACTAATGATCCTCTAACAACAAATGATGATTATGATAATCATAgtgaaaataaaaacaaaacagATGGTTCATATATGAGTGATgatttaattaatattattgatGAAATTAATTTCCTATTTAATGACTCAGATTTATCCAATTCTTTAGTTATTACATggaatttatatttcttctCAGAACAATTACcattaataaaaaaaaaattcgaaaaatatatattacaatatGTATGCACAAGAACCAAAAATGTAGAAACCATTAGTCAAATTTTTGATGAACAActttattttaatataacaCAAGATAAATTACAAACAAATTTTTATACAAAAACTATATTTGATGTATTAGATATGtcaataaataatattaaaaatacattaaACAATACTctctattttatttttaaagtACTATCTATTAGAATTATATGTTATGAATTTCAAAAAGAAatcttttataatttatacGAACCATTccatataaataacataCAAAGTATTGTATCTATATTTCCTAATACCATAGAAAAGTTCTTTAAACAATTAccaaaaatatattttaaaagcATATTAACTGTATTTattgaattatttattaaaatgtgGATGCTTGTGATCATTGAAAAGGGTTTCTcaaattatcatttttcggatcaacatatacatataatgaaaaaggATAACCAGTTTTTAAAACTttatttagaaaataatCAGATTGAATCTACTCATAACtttttatcaaaaaaatatcatattaatgaatatatagATACCTTTCTTGATAGCTTATATGGAAATCGCGACATGTTTGAAGAAATACTTAATGAACACAAACATAAGAAgcataaaaatattgtcTCATCAGCTTATAGTAAAGGAAT gGCAATTATAAGTGGAGTAAATCAACATATCCAAGAAAAAACCAAATGGATGGAATGA
- a CDS encoding hypothetical protein (conserved Plasmodium protein, unknown function): MNTSLSNNENENNFYIKSFFESLSNFIKNIKIEIKDIFELLNYPCVYHNSKKKFSVSENDDYKNSLTTNVISKIDKKNIENFKVYQKELHNILQNIKTFNEKYKMDVPLLSIIENLIILHLINEYKINNIVKKIKEHNIPMPESNSDLPDYIIPTLELEENQNKSNLNVSISEINNLSIKNNAVKHILENAQIKVNFSKLFKLNEENHLNSSSINPSSDLNEKSNELNIYKKDDQINKLTNDIKEDINNETNENQYLNRSYNSENEKHNLRTSKNDEKANPIENIGLSEETLKLLNLLPKKRKNNEIKMDE; the protein is encoded by the exons atgaatacGTCGTTGAgtaataatgaaaatgaaaacaatttttatataaagtCCTTTTTTGAATCACTAtcaaattttattaaaaatataaaaattgaaataaaggatatatttgaattaCTTAATTATCCATGTGTTTATCATAActctaaaaaaaaatttagTGTAAGTGAAAATGatgattataaaaattctTTAACAACAAATGTAATCAGCAAAAtagacaaaaaaaatattgaaaatttTAAAGTATATCAAAAGGAActacataatattttacaaaatattaaaacTTTTAAcgaaaaatataaaatggATGTACCTttattatcaataatagaaaatttaataatcttacatttaattaatgaatataaaattaataatattgtcaaaaaaataaaggaaCATAATATACCAATGCCCGA atCAAATAGTGATTTGCCGGATTACATAATTCCAACATTAGAATTAGAAGAAAACCAAAACAAGTCAAATTTGAATGTCAGTATAAgtgaaataaataatttgtccataaaaaataatgcTGTGAAACATATTTTGGAGAATGCACaaataaaagtaaattTTTCTAAACTTTTTAAATTGAATGAAGAAAATCACTTAAATTCAAGCAGTATAAATCCCAGTTCAGATCTTAATGAAAAATCAAATGaattaaacatatataaaaaagacGATCAAATTAATAAGTTAACCAATGATATAAAggaagatataaataatgagACAAACGAAAATCAATATTTAAATAGGTCATACAACAGTGAGAACGAAAAACATAATCTTAGGACGAGTAAAAATGACGAAAAAGCTAATCCAATTGAAAATATTGGCTTATCCGAAGAAACACTAAAGTTATTAAATTTGTTGCCcaagaaaagaaaaaataatgaaatcAAAATGGAtgaataa
- a CDS encoding putative membrane protein (conserved Plasmodium membrane protein, unknown function), giving the protein MIFDFALKNCCERNQYITFINISVCAIINIICWKWKILEPFKLLTVFLHEFSHASACWLTGGKVKAIEVNKDHGGSTKTVGGNQYLILPAGYIGSCFYGMFFILMAYLSKWTLLISTVFLCFLLLLVLVVFAKNMFLRFLCLLFLTITISIWVLCEYYKDKVYYWPLIIIMTFIGVLNEMYSIVDIFEDLITRSTPDSDSYKYAKLTKCSSKLCGVLWLLINLFFIVLTIYLIGAIQVQNFDTQLYHKVDIQIKK; this is encoded by the exons ATGATATTTGATTTTGCATTAAAAAATTGCTGTGAAAGAAatcaatatataacattcataaatatttccGTGTGTGcaattataaatataatttgttGGAAATGGAAAATTTTAGAACCATTCAAATTGTTGACAGTTTTTTTACATGAGTTTTCTCATGCCTCTGCTTGTTGGTTAACTGGAGGCAAGGTTAAGGCAATCG AGGTAAATAAAGATCATGGAGGTTCCACAAAAACAGTTGGAGGTAATCAATATCTTATATTACCAGCTGGATATATTGGTTCATGTTTTTATGGaatgttttttatattaatgGCTTATTTAAGTAAATGGACGTTATTAATATCAACCGTgtttttatgttttttattattacttgTACTAGTAGTATTTGCAAAGAATATGTTTTTACGTTTTCTgtgtttattatttttaactATAACTATATCTATATGGGTATTATGTGAATATTATAAGGATAAAGTATATTATTGGccattaataataataatgacTTTTATAGGAGTATTAAATGAAATGTATAGTATAGTTGATATTTTTGAAGATTTAATAACTAGATCAACACCTGATTCAGATTCATATAAGTATGCAAAATTAACCAAATGCAGTTCTAAATTATGTGGAGTTTTATGGcttttaattaatttattttttattgttttaaccatatatttaattgGAGCTATTCAAGTACAAAATTTTGATACACAGTTATATCACAAAGTGGATATACAAATCAAAAAGtaa